ACTTTTATTGCCATATTCATTGCTTCCAATAAAAAATAGTTTTTCTTTAAATCTATCAAAGTATGCACATGAAAAATCACGGTTCATTCTATAAATTGCTAAATTAACTTCTTCATAAAAAAGAGCAGTTTTTGATAAACTGTTTACTGATTGAATAATTGAGTGATGAGCGGTATATATCATAATTAGAATAATTGATGATACTGCTGTTGCCACCAGAATTTCAATAAGTGTGAATCCATTATTAGAATATAAATGTTTTAAATATTTCATTTTAGTGTTTTGGATATATATATGATATGCTATATGAGCGTTCTTGTTGTCGTTCCAGCCATTTAACAGTAATAACAACCTTATACGCATCTATAGGTCCAATCATGGCGTTCTCATAACGGGTGATAGTTCGTGAAAAGCTGAAACCTGGATAATCAGAAACTGGTTCATCCTGCAAATCAGGACCACGTTGGTTGTCTATTAAAAATTTATTCATCTGGCTTTGGGCTATGAGCATTGCTATAGTTAAGTTTTTGTTTTTAGTAATTCCGAATATCCCTGATGACACTGCGCTCATAATGCCCAACATGGCAATTGATAATATGGCTATTGAAACAAGAATTTCTATCAGGGTAAACCCTTTATTTGATGTCTTCATATGTAGTATACCCTTTTACTACTTTAGGTGCTTTTATATAGGGATTAATAATCAACGACCATTCTTCCTCATTATTTGTTAGTATGTGAACAATAGCTCCACTGGTTGATCCAGAAGAATATACTGGTATCATAACATTACCGGAAGTATAAATTGAACCATCTGGCAGCAGCACTTCTTTTATAGCAAATGAATCAGGGAATTCTCTTGTTTTTAATAATTTATTTGGATTATCTATAAATTCTGAATTATCATTGAGAATTGCAACAGATATACCATTTGTACGTTCAAATAGTGTATTAGAAATCTCTGAAATTTCATTTTCCTTGCTGTGACAATGGATTACAAAAAAATTGGTACGATGGTTGATAAATGCATCATCAAACGTTTTTGCAACTATCGTACTAAAAATTAAAAAATTATCCCGTGCTGATGAAAGATAATTAATAATACGAGGCATTACAACAATAGACAATATAGAAAATACTGCAATAACTACTATCAGTTCAATTAATGTAAAACCCTTGTTATTTGTTTTAAGGAATTTTATCATACATAACTGGTTGTTCATTGCCAGCTTGTTATGTCAGAATCAAATCCAGTTCCACCTTCTTTGCCGTCAGCGCCATAACTCATTATCTCATAATCATTTCCATGCTGTCCGGGACAATTATAGACGTAAGGGTTCCCCCATGGGTCATTTGGAATTTTCTTTTTATCCATATAACCTTTTGGGTTGTAATTTTGTGGAATGGGGTCAGTCGTTGGTTTTTCAATAAGTGCTTGAAGACCCTGTTCGGTTGTTGGATAGTTGCCGTTATCCAGATAATAATGGTCAAGAGCCATTGCAAATGCAGCTATCTGCTGACGTGCAGCTTCAACCTTTGCTTTCTGAGGTATATCCATAAACCTGGGGACAACTACAATTGATAGTATTGCAATTATAGTGATGACAATTAACAATTCTATAAGTGTGAAGCCTTTATCGTTGTTACAATATTTTGAAATTCTTTTAATAAACTGAAGTAAATTCTGTAACTTCATGTTTTTCCCCCTCAAAAAAAGTATTATAAATTATTTAACTATTAAATTCATTTCAAAAATTGGCAATAGTACAGAAATTACTATTAAGCCAATAACAAACCCCATACAAACAATAATGATAGGTTCTATGAGGCTTGTCATACTATTAATTGATAATTCAATTTCATTTTCATATATTTTGCCAATGTTAAGCAACATTTCATCTACAGTATCACTTGATTCGCCTGCTGCAATCATGCCAATGATGTATTGTGGCAAAAACTTTTCTTTTGATAATGCATTTGAAATTGAAGACCCTTCCTGTACCATTTTGGCTGCTTTTTTTATATTTTCTTCTATAAGAACGTTTCGCATTAAGCGCTGAACTATCTCAAATGATTTTATTACATCAACTCGGTTGGATAATAGAATTCCTAAATTATATGTAAATCTATGGATCAATATCTTTTTATACAGCGAGCTTACTACTGGTAATTTTAACTTTAATTCATCTATCTTTCTTCTTCCTTCGTCTGTTTTTTTGTATCGGTTAAAGTAGTATATACCTAATATAATAATTATCACAATAACATACCAGAATGAAGTAATAAAATTACTGATACCCATTACTATTTTGGTAGGTAGTGGTAAATCTTTACCTAATTCTGCAAACATTCTACCTAATGAAGGTATGATACTTACCATCAAGAAAGTAACAACTGCAATGGCAAACATGATCATAAAAGCAGGATACCATAATGCAGATTGGACTTTACTTTTTAATAAATTCTTTTTTTCTTCTAAGTCAGCCAGGCGTTCAAGAGCATTATCAAGTGAACCTAAACTTTCACCAACACGAATCATATTTATATACATTTCATTAAAGATATAATGATGTCTTTCAAGTGCATTAGACAGAGAGGAGCCTTCCTCAACTTTTGTTTTAATATCAATGATTGCTCTTTTAAAGATTGGGTTTTCTATCTGGTCAATTATTGTTGATATAGATGTTAAAAGAGGCATCCCTGCTTTAAGCATAGTCGATAATTGTCGTGAAAAAGTACTGATCTCTTTTGCACTTAGTTGTAAACTTATATAGTATGATATCCTGTCGATTATTGTGTTAAAAATATTAGTTGAAATTTCAGGAGTAGCTGCTATTTCAGAATCCTGCTTTGAAATTTTTACTATATATAATCCGTTAGCTCGTAAACGTTGCCGTGCAATGACTTCAGATGGTGCATCAATAATATCTGCTACAGATTCACCTTTACTGGTTAGAGCAATATATTCAAATATCATGGCTTAACTAACCCGCAATACTTCTTCTAATGTTGTAATGCCCTGAAGAGCTTTTTCTACACCATCTTGGAGAAGGGTTTTCATTCCATTGGAAATTGCTGTTTCTTTTATCTGTACTGCATCCGCATGTTCCATGATTAACTTTCGGATGTCATTCGTAACAGGGAGTAATTCGTAAATTCCCGTTCGACCTAAATAGCCGGTATTGATACATTTATCGCAGCCTTTGCCTCTGTATAATTTTTTTTCCTGAATTTGAGAAGGCTTAATACCCAGATCCTTGAGTAAAACAGGATCAGGTTTGTATGATTGTTTGCAGTGAGGGCATATGGTGCGTACCAACCGTTGAGCTAAAAAAGCATTGACTGAGGACGCAATGAGAAATGGTTCAACACCCATATCAAGCAGACGGGTAATACCACTGGCAGCATCATTGGTATGAATAGTTGAAAAAACTCTATGACCGGTCAACGCTGCCTGAATTGCAATTTCGGCTGTTTCTAAATCGCGTATTTCACCAACCATTATTATATCAGGGTCCTGGCGTAAAATTGACCTGAGTCCAGCTGCAAAGGTGAGGTCTATTTTTGGCTTTACCTGCATTTGCCCAACACCATGTAGCTGATATTCTATTGGGTCTTCTACAGTTAAGATGTTTACATCAGCAGTATTAAGTCGTGTTAAAACACTATACAATGTTGTTGTTTTACCGCTACCAGTTGGTCCTGTAACAAGTATTATTCCGTGTGTTTTTTTGATTAAGTCATTAAATACTTTTAATGTTTCCTTGGAAAACCCCAGGGAATCCAGATCAAATTTCATGTCACTCTTATTAAGTAATCTTAAAACAATCCGCTCGCCGTAATATGTAGGGAATACTGAAACACGGATATCTATATCCTTTCCTCCAACTTTTAATTGTATTCTACCATCCTGGGGCAGACGGTTTTCTGCAATGTTTAAATTAGCCATGATTTTAATTCGGGATATAATGGCTGCCTGATATTTCTTTGGTGGTGTAAACATATTGTATAAAATGCCATCAATTCTGAACCGTATGACGAGATCTTTTTCAAAGGGCTCTATATGAATATCACTTGCCCGGTCTTCTATGGCCTGTTTGATTACAGTATTAACAAGACGGATAATGGGTGCTTCATTGGCCATATCCAGAATATCTTCAGTTTCGGTAATGGGGGATGTTAAAATTTCAAAATCAGATTCTTCAAGGTTTTCTATGACCGATGTTGTTGAGTTATCTTTAATAAGTTCAAAATGATTATTAATTATTTTTGAAATTTCTTTTTCAGGTGATAGAACGGGCACAATTTTGTAATTTTCAAAGATAATCTTAATGTTATCTAATGGCTGAATTAAAAGAGGATCATTGATGGCAACTTTAATAATATTCTTTTTTACATTTACAGAGTAGGGGGCTATTTTATATCTCTTTAGAAACTGTGCTGGGATTGCATTGAGTATATTTTCATCATCAGAAAAATTCAGTGTTTCAGCAAATTCCATTGAAAATTGGACTGCCAGTGCTTTTAATAAAACTGATTCATTAATTAACCCTTTTTTTATAAATATCTGGCCTATTTTCAATGGTGTTGTTTGTTGCGATAGAAGGGCATCCTGAAGATCTTCATTGTTGATTAATCTTTTATCAATTAATATCTGCCCAATTTTTTTATTCTTAATACCTATCATAGCTAGTCTAATTGTAATCTTCTTTGTTCTTCGCGTTTTTGTTCAGTTAGCGCATCAATTTTTGCTTGTTTCGTAACAATATGAGGTGTAATAAATACCAGAAGATTGGTTTTTTTGTATTCAACAACTTTGCGTTTAAAAAACCAACCTAATAAAGGTATATCGCCCAAAATAGGAACTTTTGTTTCTTCAACACTTTTATTGTTGGTAATTAATCCGCCTACCACTATTGTTTTGCCATCTGCAATATTAATTTTTGTTTTAATATCCCGTTTGCCCAATTTAGGAGGAATTACTGATCCTGATTCAAGCACTGTTGTTTGACCAAGAACGGAATTTACTTCCTGATATAAATCTAAGGTAATGCTATTTTGGGATGTAATATGAGGTGTAAGCTTCAGTTTTACCCCAACAGATTTATACTCATAGGTATAAAACTGAACACCAGTATCGCTTATTCTATTGTTGGTTGGAACAGGAATTTCTTCCCCTACATTTATCTCAGCTTCCTGGTTGTCAGTTGTAAGGATTTGTGGTGTTGATAGAATATTATAATGTTTTTCAGCACCAGTTGCATTTAACAATGCAAATCCCAACATAGATTTATCTGAAAGATAACCAATCTGGAATCCTGTTGATAATGGTACTGCAATTTTTTTGCCTGTCATGCCTGATGGAAGTGTATACGATGGTGGGGTTCCCTGTATTGATGAACCACCATACAGATGTGAGCTATATTGATCGCCCAGCATCCAGTCTATGCCAAAACCCCAGCCACTATCTGCAGATACTTCAATAATTAATGCTTCAATTAATACCTGTTCACGTACAATATCCAGCTGGTCTATGATATTTTTTATCATCCTGAATTCTTCAGGTTTAGCTGTTATTATGAGTGAATTGGTTTCTTTATTAGCTATGATCGATAGTTTCTGTTTATCAGTTATTGCTGCTTTGGCCTGAGCAATTTGCTGTGCCTGTTTGGCAACATCTACCTGCTGTGATTGGTCACCTTTACTTATTGCCGCATACTCTGCAAAAGGAATCCTTGATAAAACTGCAGCCAGCTTCTCAGCATCAGCATTTTCAAGATGCACAACATTGATATCGCCTTTTATGGTTTTATCAATTTCAAGTTCCTGTATTTTTTTATCAAGTGAGGATGCAATTTTGATTAGACCATGTATTTCTGATGCTGTACCGCTGTAAATAATTATATTTAAATCCCGGTAAACAATAATGTCAGTATTAGGCGATTTTAATGCTCGCAAAACATTTGCTATTTGTTCAGCATCAGCATTTTTGATTTCCTGTAAATAAGTAATGGTCTGGTCATCTGAAGGTACAATCTGCTTTTTTGTGGTATCAATAATTACTTCAACATTTTTTTTGATTGCATCTTTGATGGGTAAAATTTTTATAAGGTTCTCGGATTCAACTACTGCAAATCCTTTTAATTCAAGAATTGCTTTCATTACTTCGTATGCATCTTTGACAGGTATCTTCTTTACTGATGAAATTGTAATTTTTCCTCTGACACGTTCATCAATAACAATATTTTTCCCTATAAGCTGGCTCATAACGCTTAAAAATTCAGATAACTCAACATCTTTAAAGTTGAGGGTAAAATATTTTTCTTCGTCTTTCTTTTTACCTTTGATTTTTTCAATTTTAATTTCTGGTTTTGGTTGAGCTTCTTTTGGCTCATCTTTTGGTGCAATAATTTCAGCCTGTGGAGTCTGAGGCTCAGCAGGCTTTTTGGGGGTAGTATTTTCTTGTTGAGCGTAAAGGAACGATATAATTAATATGCTTGAAAGTACAGTAAACAGATAGTAATTGAAATTAAATGTATTTTTTTTCATTGAATCACCAGTAAAGCCATATAGTTAATAGTATATATTCTAATCCGAAACATTCAGATCATAAGTAATCATCTGACCTGAGCGTTCTAGTTCAATAACAAAACGAGTATCAGTTTTTAATGTTTCCCACATTTTCATCAATTTTTCAGTACTATCAATTGGTTGCCCATTAATTCTTTTAACAATATCACCGCTACGGGCGCCCATTGAATACAAAATATTAAAAGGAGCAACAGAAAAAAGCTTAAACCCTTCTATTTTGCCACCAACACGGTATGGTCCAGCTCTAACACCATTCAGGGCATTGTCAAGATTGTTTAAAACTTTTTGCTGAATTTCTGATTTGCTGATAGATTTTATTATTTTATTTGGAGAACTTTGTTGTGATAATTGTGGCCCGGAACTTGAAGAAGGTGTTTTTTCTTTTGCAAACATGTCAATAATTTCAACTTTATTATCTTTTTTTAAATATACTTTTGCATTATCAATTTTGATGAGTTTAAATCCATATACATCCATCCCAATCTTATATATTTGTACAGAGCTTTCAGATTGTTTTTTAATGAGAGCTCGTGCAATGTTTGAGGGCCCTGAGATAGTTCCTAATACTACTAATTCATTTATTTCACTGCTCATTGCAGCAGCACCAGAGCTATCGACAGTAGCAACTTTGAAGAAATTAGAATCAAGCATTGATTGATATTCATTAAAACTTTTTAATGATGGTGTTGATGGTTTATATCTTGTATGCACATAATTTTTAAAATCAGCAGGTTTAATAAAAAATTTTACACCCTGATTAATAACCTGCGCAGTGATAAAAGAAAATATAATTACACTGATTGTATTAATAGCTTGTATTTGTATCCTGGTCATACTGAGTATTCTTTACATAAATTTGATGATACAAGGCAAAATCAAGCTCCATGCTCTCTATAATGCTCGATACCATGCAAAAAAAACAAATTAAAATAGTAGAGTAAAACCGTCTATAAAACACAATTCACTATACAGTGTAAGTATAGTGAATTGTGCATAAAGTTACAGAAATTGATATATAAATACTGAATGATGTCAATAATTATTAGTATTATTTGTTTAAAAAATATTTATGCTGCATAAAGATCTATTGATTTAATATCTGAAAGTGGGATGTGGAATTCCCTGTTTTTATTTCTGACGACTATATTATTTTTTTCCAGGCGAACATTATTCTGCAATTCAATGACTTCACCATTTACCAGATGTATTACTATTTCCAATCCTTTGATTGAGATATATTTTTTTAGCTGCTTAATAAATGAATTGGTTTTCTTTTTTGCTGGCATAAGTACCTCACATAGTAAAATTTATGTCTCATATATTTATTATGTCGGATAAATGAAAATACCAATTAAGCAAAATTTTTAATTGTATATATGTCGATAACGATAATAATATTGATTTTTTTGGTATATGTATAAATATTGGCGGTGGTATATAGTATAATTTGTTTACGTGAAGTTATAGTATAAACTGAAATTAATACGGTAAGTTTTAATTCTTTTTTTTACTAATTTAAAAGGATTTAATAAAAGAGATAGTAAAGGTTTAATGCATTTTCTGGAGGAATGTCTTGATGATTAAAAAAAACAATTCAATGTTTATCCTTACTTTTATTTTACTGTTCATTATACTATCATTAACATCACAATCCTATGTTGTGGCCCAGGTTCTTCACCTGTCTAAATGGAAATATACTACAGGTAAGTCATCACAGGGCTATAATGATGCTATGAAACTACCATTCAAACCATTAAAAGCTACCAATAATTTACATACATTAGTTCCCAACTATGAAGGATTTGTATGGTTACGCAGTGATTTTACTGCTTCAGATCAAATAATAAATGTGCCATTGATAGGAATTTTGTTAGGAAGAATAATGATAGCCGATGAAACCTATTGTAATGGTGAGCTTATTGGAATGACGGGACAATTCCCTCCAAAATTTTTTAGCGAATGGAATAAATATAGATTATATATGTTGCCAAAGAGTATTCTGAAAACCAATGAAAATAATGTATTACTCATAAAGGTCTATGTTAACCATGAAGGGTCTATAGCTGGGAAAAATATTATTGGTAACTATAAAGAATTAGAGAAGGAATACGATTATTTTGACTTCATTGATTCAAGGATAAACGCAATTATTTCTTTTCTTTTTTTGTTAGTAGGTTGTTATTACATACTGATGTATATATTGCGTAAAAAAGACATAGAAAATTTATATTTTGGATTAACATGTATTGCATTTTCTTTATATTTAATAAATTTTTTTATTACCCGGCTACCAGGATTCCATTATAATGTTATACCATATCTGTTATTTCAAAAAATAATCTTTGTTTTAATTTTTGTGATTGCATATTTATTATCAAGGTTTTTAACCAGGTACCTTGATATTTCTGACAATAAAATTATTAAGGCAATATTGGGATTATCAACTATTATACCTTCTGTAATTTTATTGCTGGCAAAGGATTACTCATCTTTCCTTAATATACGGTATAAAGCAATACTGTTTATTATAATACCTGCTATCTATATAATTTCTATTACAATTATTGCTTTAAAACAAAAGAAGAAAGAAGCTAAAATTTTGATGTTTGGAAGTATACCTTTGTATTTCTGTACATTCTGGGATCTTATTGTTCATAATATTTTTAAAATAGATGATGCTATATATCTTATGGGTTTTGGCTTTCCATCATTGTTAATATCAATTGCAGCAATATTAGCAATTCAAACAGTTCAGTATCATAATGAAGTGGAAGAATTAAATATAACATTAGAGAAAAAAGTTGAGGACAGAACACGACAGTTATATGAAGCAAATCAGGAATTAAAACTTGCATTGAACCAGAATCGTGAACAGCAGGAAATTGCTCAGAGAGATATGATAATGGCAGTTAATGTTCAGCGCAGTATTATCCCGCAAAAAGCACCAGATGTTAAAAATTATGAAATAGGTTTATATGCTCAGGCAATGTCAGGAGTATCAGGTGATTTTTATGATTTTTATATTGATAATGATACATTAGTGGGAATTGGATTATTTGATGTTTCAGGGCACGGTATTGCCTCAGGTTTGTTGACAATATTGTCAAAATCAATTGTTTTTCGTCATTTCATGAAACGTATCAATATCCATTTGGGTAAAGTAATTGAATTTATTAATCAAGAATTAGTACAGGAACTGGAAAATGTTGATAATTATTTAACGGGTATTCTTTTACGTTTTAGTGATAATAAGGTAGAATATGTCAATGCTGCTCATACTGAGATGCTTTTAAAACGCAAAGAAACAAATAGTGTTCTGGTATGTGCTCATAAAGAAAAAGATATAAAAGGAATGTTTTTAGGAAAAAGTGTTTTCCAGACTACCTATACACCCCTTCAATTCAGTATCAGGCCAGGTGATCAGCTGTTAGTATATAGTGATGGGATAACCGAACAAAAAAATAAAGATGCTGAAGAATTTGGATTTGAAAGGCTTAAAGAGGCTTTTTTACATGCTCAAGGACAAACTGCACAGGAAATTTGTGAATATATAATTAATATATTCAATGAATTCAGGGGGGATGTAGGGTTTGGTGATGATGTAACGGTTATAGTATTGAAAAAGAAGTAATTATACTGTATATCCCCAATCCTGCTGTATTAAACTCAAGCATACACCGTGGGCTATTGATTCAGTTTTTATGCTTTGAAATTCCATTAATGCCCGTTTATACATTGAAATATATCCTGTATCATGAAATATGTCTTTTATATGAAAATCTATTTGGGCAACAGGATCATTGTATATTTCAAAGAGATCCCCAGTAAGAAGTACATAATCCGGTGAAAAAACATTTATCACATCAAGTAATGCTTCAGAAAAAAACTTCAGTGCTGTATCAAGCTTTTCAAATATACCTTCGGTTCTATTGGTATAATGGTTGTTAAGTTTTGCTATGACATTATCGTAACATTCATTTTCATCTATGGCATTTTGCTGCTGTAATAACTTGACAAATGCTTCATAGGAAAAATAGCAATCCAAGCAGCCACTCCTTCCACAGATACATCGCTGGTTCTCATCACAGACTTTTATATGGCCAATTTCCCCTCTACTATTAACTATCGCCCCCTTATAAATTAATCCAACAGCACTTGCTGCACGTGCTGAAACAACCATTATCCTGTCATAACGCTGATTAATATCAGACGTAGATAGAATATATGTAATCATGCTGCTGATATTATGGTCAAAAAATATTCGTGTATTGGGGAATTTAGCGGATAAAAGTTCATTAAAATTAAAATCCTTTAATTGTGGCATGAGTGTATATGATCGTAAGATTCCATTTTTGGTATCAATATCGCCAGGTACTGTGCAACCTACAGCAACAAGATTGTTTGTAAACACAGGATTTTTTGATAACACTTCATCAATTTGTTGTAGTATGACACGGGTAAATTCCTCTTTTGAAATACTGCTGGAAATCCCAACTTTTGCTTTTGCTAAAACTTTGTTGCTGAAACTAACGATAGTTGTGTATACTGCTTTCTGATTGAATGTGATTCCTAAATATACCTGCTTATCATGATTTAATGTATAAAATAACGCTTTACGACCTTTTTCCTTTTGTTTTCCTTCAGTAGATACTATTATACCGGTATTTTTTAAAATTTTAAAAGAGGTCATGATGGTATCCATGGAATACCCGGAATACCGTTTTGCTTCAGCTTTTGATAATATAGGGTGTTGTCTGAAGATATCGACTATATGCTTGCGTTTATTTTCTTTTCGTCTGTTGATTTTTTCGCCATGTGCCATATCATTACTCCTGGGTAAAATAAATTTCTTGACATATTATCGATAACGATTTTATTATTAAACTAATCAAATGAAACTTGATAATATAACATTATTGCTCATTGTTTTTACTTATGCAACAATTTTTTACAATTTAAAATAGGTGCGCTTATGAATCAAGAAAGAAAAATAACTTTTAAAAATTTATTATCATATGGCGTTGGCGATATTTTTGGTGGAGGTTCATTTGTTGTTATAAATCTTTTATTCATATATTTCTTAACAGATATTGCAAAACTCAATCCTGCACTGGCTGGACTTGTTGTATTGGCAGGCAAGGCATGGGATGCAATCAGTGACCCAATCATGGGGTATATCTCTGATACTACCAGGTCAAAATACGGTAGACGCAGAATATTCTTTTTACTTGGGATATTGCCAATCATACTTAGCTTCATTGCCATGTGGCTGCCTTTTTCATCTGATAGCCAGATAATAAAATTTATTTATTATGCCTGTGCTTATGTATTTTTCAGTACAGCCTTTACCATGGTGATGATTCCATATTCGGCACTCAATGCTGAGATGACACGAGAATATAAAGACAGGACGCGCCTATCAGGAGCACGGTTGATCTTTTCACAGATATCATCCCTCATATCAGGTACCGTTCCCAAGATGGTTGTTGATGCATTTACGGATAAGGGTGAGGGGTTCCTTGTGATGAGTATTATATTTAGTATCTTTTTTGCATTGCCATGGATTATTGTATTTTTTGGAACATGGGAACTTCCTGATGTAAAGGTTGAAAATAAATCTCTTACCGATTTTTTTAAAAATCTCTTAGTTATATGGACAAACAGATCATTCAGAGTTCATATAGGGTTGTATATCTGTGCATATTCAGCGCTTGATTTAATCATGGCAATGTTTATTTATTATCTTACCTACTATATACAAAAGCCACTTATTTTCACCAGGTGTCTTGGTGCTATGCTTGTTACACAGGTTTTGTTTTTGCCGGTATATGTCTTTATAGCAAATAGAAAGGGCAAGGGCTTTTCATATCGCGTAGGGGTCAGTGTATGGGCGATAGCTCTTGTGAGTACTCTTTTGTTTGATAGCGCCACTCCGCTACAATATATCATTGCACTTTCAGTGCTTATGGGGGCTGGAATGTCGGCAGGAACAATGATCCCATGGGCAATATTGCCTTCAGTGACCGATGTTGGTGAGCTTATAACGGGAAAGCAACAGGCAGGGGTGTATGCAGGTGCCATGACATTTATACGTAAATTGGTACAGGCAGTTGTGCTTGCTGTATTTGGTTTAGTGCTGCAAACAATTGGATATAAAGCAAATACTGTTCAATCCCCTGAAACATTAGAGTATCTACGCCTGTTGTTTGCACTGGCACCATCAACGCTTATGCTCTGTGGCATTCTAATTTCCCTAAAATTTAAAATTACACCTGTAACCCATCCAATTCTTATTCAAGAAATTAACAGGTTAAAATCCGGTGGTAGCAAGGATATGGTTGAACCATTTGTTAAAAAAATTTGTGAAGTATTAACAGGATATAACTATGAAAATCTTTTTAAAAAGCAATAGGTGAAAATCATGAAAGAAATAACTGTTGGTGTTGTATGTTTTGCTCGTAAAACCTTTGATTACAATGCAGCCCAAGAAATCTATATTGCTATACAATCACAGTTAAAAAAGATTAAAGCGGTACAGTGGCATTGTTACAATGAACTTGTATATGAAGTAGAAGACGCACATAAGGCTATTACTTTTTTAAAAAAGAACAATATTGATGCACTTGTATGTATCAGTGGAACATTTCATTTGGGGCATTTAGCTCTGGAATTGATAAAGCATGTCAGTGTGCCGGTGATG
This genomic window from Spirochaetota bacterium contains:
- a CDS encoding prepilin-type N-terminal cleavage/methylation domain-containing protein, whose translation is MKTSNKGFTLIEILVSIAILSIAMLGIMSAVSSGIFGITKNKNLTIAMLIAQSQMNKFLIDNQRGPDLQDEPVSDYPGFSFSRTITRYENAMIGPIDAYKVVITVKWLERQQERSYSISYIYPKH
- a CDS encoding type II secretion system protein, producing the protein MIKFLKTNNKGFTLIELIVVIAVFSILSIVVMPRIINYLSSARDNFLIFSTIVAKTFDDAFINHRTNFFVIHCHSKENEISEISNTLFERTNGISVAILNDNSEFIDNPNKLLKTREFPDSFAIKEVLLPDGSIYTSGNVMIPVYSSGSTSGAIVHILTNNEEEWSLIINPYIKAPKVVKGYTTYEDIK
- the gspG gene encoding type II secretion system major pseudopilin GspG is translated as MKLQNLLQFIKRISKYCNNDKGFTLIELLIVITIIAILSIVVVPRFMDIPQKAKVEAARQQIAAFAMALDHYYLDNGNYPTTEQGLQALIEKPTTDPIPQNYNPKGYMDKKKIPNDPWGNPYVYNCPGQHGNDYEIMSYGADGKEGGTGFDSDITSWQ
- the gspE gene encoding type II secretion system ATPase GspE, translating into MIGIKNKKIGQILIDKRLINNEDLQDALLSQQTTPLKIGQIFIKKGLINESVLLKALAVQFSMEFAETLNFSDDENILNAIPAQFLKRYKIAPYSVNVKKNIIKVAINDPLLIQPLDNIKIIFENYKIVPVLSPEKEISKIINNHFELIKDNSTTSVIENLEESDFEILTSPITETEDILDMANEAPIIRLVNTVIKQAIEDRASDIHIEPFEKDLVIRFRIDGILYNMFTPPKKYQAAIISRIKIMANLNIAENRLPQDGRIQLKVGGKDIDIRVSVFPTYYGERIVLRLLNKSDMKFDLDSLGFSKETLKVFNDLIKKTHGIILVTGPTGSGKTTTLYSVLTRLNTADVNILTVEDPIEYQLHGVGQMQVKPKIDLTFAAGLRSILRQDPDIIMVGEIRDLETAEIAIQAALTGHRVFSTIHTNDAASGITRLLDMGVEPFLIASSVNAFLAQRLVRTICPHCKQSYKPDPVLLKDLGIKPSQIQEKKLYRGKGCDKCINTGYLGRTGIYELLPVTNDIRKLIMEHADAVQIKETAISNGMKTLLQDGVEKALQGITTLEEVLRVS
- a CDS encoding type II secretion system F family protein, which codes for MIFEYIALTSKGESVADIIDAPSEVIARQRLRANGLYIVKISKQDSEIAATPEISTNIFNTIIDRISYYISLQLSAKEISTFSRQLSTMLKAGMPLLTSISTIIDQIENPIFKRAIIDIKTKVEEGSSLSNALERHHYIFNEMYINMIRVGESLGSLDNALERLADLEEKKNLLKSKVQSALWYPAFMIMFAIAVVTFLMVSIIPSLGRMFAELGKDLPLPTKIVMGISNFITSFWYVIVIIIILGIYYFNRYKKTDEGRRKIDELKLKLPVVSSLYKKILIHRFTYNLGILLSNRVDVIKSFEIVQRLMRNVLIEENIKKAAKMVQEGSSISNALSKEKFLPQYIIGMIAAGESSDTVDEMLLNIGKIYENEIELSINSMTSLIEPIIIVCMGFVIGLIVISVLLPIFEMNLIVK
- a CDS encoding prepilin-type N-terminal cleavage/methylation domain-containing protein, with product MKYLKHLYSNNGFTLIEILVATAVSSIILIMIYTAHHSIIQSVNSLSKTALFYEEVNLAIYRMNRDFSCAYFDRFKEKLFFIGSNEYGNKS
- a CDS encoding secretin N-terminal domain-containing protein; the protein is MKKNTFNFNYYLFTVLSSILIISFLYAQQENTTPKKPAEPQTPQAEIIAPKDEPKEAQPKPEIKIEKIKGKKKDEEKYFTLNFKDVELSEFLSVMSQLIGKNIVIDERVRGKITISSVKKIPVKDAYEVMKAILELKGFAVVESENLIKILPIKDAIKKNVEVIIDTTKKQIVPSDDQTITYLQEIKNADAEQIANVLRALKSPNTDIIVYRDLNIIIYSGTASEIHGLIKIASSLDKKIQELEIDKTIKGDINVVHLENADAEKLAAVLSRIPFAEYAAISKGDQSQQVDVAKQAQQIAQAKAAITDKQKLSIIANKETNSLIITAKPEEFRMIKNIIDQLDIVREQVLIEALIIEVSADSGWGFGIDWMLGDQYSSHLYGGSSIQGTPPSYTLPSGMTGKKIAVPLSTGFQIGYLSDKSMLGFALLNATGAEKHYNILSTPQILTTDNQEAEINVGEEIPVPTNNRISDTGVQFYTYEYKSVGVKLKLTPHITSQNSITLDLYQEVNSVLGQTTVLESGSVIPPKLGKRDIKTKINIADGKTIVVGGLITNNKSVEETKVPILGDIPLLGWFFKRKVVEYKKTNLLVFITPHIVTKQAKIDALTEQKREEQRRLQLD